Proteins encoded together in one Phalacrocorax aristotelis chromosome 7, bGulAri2.1, whole genome shotgun sequence window:
- the PEX11A gene encoding peroxisomal membrane protein 11A isoform X1, with protein sequence MEGFVDFTSRTQGRDQLFRATQYTCMLLSYVIERKADKEKLVTKLKQLESSMSSGRKMFRLGNMVHALVAARRTTQLPDVVPRFCLTVSNLTRALYFICDAVLWLKSVGLQPDIDKPKWRNWAAKCYYFSLLMNLARDWYEISWRLEQAVQEGKTKENSFCDKHSQELNCVKCDDFHGFFCLLFQVLKRHPPLLLDLVKNLCDLSGPLDTLGIYKTNPGVIGLCGIISSLVGILTLASPHLKLKQ encoded by the exons atGGAGGGTTTCGTGGACTTCACCAGCCGTACCCAGGGCCGCGACCAGCTCTTCCG AGCCACTCAGTACACATGCATGTTGCTTAGCTATGTAATAGAGCGTAAGGCTGATAAAGAGAAGCTGGTAACGAAACTCAAGCAGTTGGAGTCTAGCATGAGCTCTGGCCGGAAAA TGTTCAGACTGGGCAACATGGTACATGCCTTGGTAGCAGCCAGGAGAACTACACAGCTGCCAGATGTGGTTCCTCGCTTCTGCCTTACAGTCTCCAACCTGACCCGTGCCCTCTACTTCATCTGCGATGCGGTCCTGTGGTTGAAGAGCGTTGGGCTCCAACCTGACATCGATAAGCCAAAGTGGCGGAATTGGGCTGCCAAGTGTTACTACTTTTCACTCCTGATGAATCTAGCCAGGGACTGGTATGAGATCTCCTGGAGGCTGGAACAAGCTGTACAGGAAGGAAAGACAAAGGAGAATTCCTTCTGCGACAAACACAGTCAGGAACTAAACTGTGTGAAATGTGATGATTTTCATGGTTTTTTCTGCCTGCTGTTTCAAGTACTGAAAAGACATCCCCCTTTGCTGCTGGACTTGGTGAAGAATCTCTGTGATCTCTCAGGTCCTTTGGACACACTAGGGATCTACAAGACCAACCCAGGAGTGATTGGTCTCTGTGGCATCATCTCCTCCCTGGTGGGGATCCTTACATTAGCAAGCCCACATCTGAAGCTGAAACAGTGA
- the PEX11A gene encoding peroxisomal membrane protein 11A isoform X2, whose translation MVEESPGDASGYTQPWFCPSRCKTHNRCRNHSRCRRTKNCAISTFMRATQYTCMLLSYVIERKADKEKLVTKLKQLESSMSSGRKMFRLGNMVHALVAARRTTQLPDVVPRFCLTVSNLTRALYFICDAVLWLKSVGLQPDIDKPKWRNWAAKCYYFSLLMNLARDWYEISWRLEQAVQEGKTKENSFCDKHSQELNCVKCDDFHGFFCLLFQVLKRHPPLLLDLVKNLCDLSGPLDTLGIYKTNPGVIGLCGIISSLVGILTLASPHLKLKQ comes from the exons ATGGTGGAGGAATCTCCAGGGGATGCTTCCGGATATACACAGCCATGGTTCTGCCCTTCCAGATGCAAAACACACAACAGATGCAGGAATCACAGCAGGTGCAGAAGAACGAAGAATTGTGCAATATCTACTTTCATGAG AGCCACTCAGTACACATGCATGTTGCTTAGCTATGTAATAGAGCGTAAGGCTGATAAAGAGAAGCTGGTAACGAAACTCAAGCAGTTGGAGTCTAGCATGAGCTCTGGCCGGAAAA TGTTCAGACTGGGCAACATGGTACATGCCTTGGTAGCAGCCAGGAGAACTACACAGCTGCCAGATGTGGTTCCTCGCTTCTGCCTTACAGTCTCCAACCTGACCCGTGCCCTCTACTTCATCTGCGATGCGGTCCTGTGGTTGAAGAGCGTTGGGCTCCAACCTGACATCGATAAGCCAAAGTGGCGGAATTGGGCTGCCAAGTGTTACTACTTTTCACTCCTGATGAATCTAGCCAGGGACTGGTATGAGATCTCCTGGAGGCTGGAACAAGCTGTACAGGAAGGAAAGACAAAGGAGAATTCCTTCTGCGACAAACACAGTCAGGAACTAAACTGTGTGAAATGTGATGATTTTCATGGTTTTTTCTGCCTGCTGTTTCAAGTACTGAAAAGACATCCCCCTTTGCTGCTGGACTTGGTGAAGAATCTCTGTGATCTCTCAGGTCCTTTGGACACACTAGGGATCTACAAGACCAACCCAGGAGTGATTGGTCTCTGTGGCATCATCTCCTCCCTGGTGGGGATCCTTACATTAGCAAGCCCACATCTGAAGCTGAAACAGTGA